The nucleotide window TAATAAAGACATATGAATCGCTCCTTATAATAAAATGAAGGGCTGTATGGAAATTAGTTTTCCATACAGCCTCTTTGTTATAGTAATTCTTTACGTAATTCAGCTGCTGATTTTGCTGATAGTAAGCCGAATGGAATGTCAAAAACAGTTTTTGCTCCGTGATCGCCTGCTTGCTGTAAACGATGAGCTGCACGCGCATATGCTACAAGAACGCTTGAAGTGAAGTTTGGATTGCTTTCAAGCTTCAAGGAAAACTCTAGAATTTGCTTGTCATTTGCGCCACTTTCCCCACTTCGGATGACGAATCCGCCATGCGGCATACCAGTGTGGTTTGCTGTAAACTCTTCCTCTGTAATAAAGTTTACTGTTGTATTGTATTCGTCAAAATAATTAGGCATTGTTACGATTTCTTGCTCAATTTTCGCTGCATCTGCGCCATCTTGTAATACAACCCAGCATTCGCGAGCATGTTTTTCACGTGTAGATAGCTCAGGACTTTCTCCATTGCGAACACGTTCAACAGCTTCTTTAATTGGCAATGTGTACTGAACAGCATGTTTCACGCCTTCAATGCGGCGCACTGCATCAGAATGCCCCTGACTCAAGCCATCTCCCCAAAAAGTATATGTCGTACCTACAGGTAAAACAGCTTCGCCAATTACACGGTTTAATGAGAATAAACCTGGGTCCCAACCA belongs to Lysinibacillus louembei and includes:
- a CDS encoding diaminopimelate dehydrogenase, which translates into the protein MTNIRVGIVGYGNLGRGVEHAISQNPDMELVAVFTRRDPATVKIASDAKVYLIDDAEKFKNDIDVMILCGGSATDLPEQSPHFAQWFNIVDSFDTHAKIPQHFEAVDAAAQKSEKVAVISSGWDPGLFSLNRVIGEAVLPVGTTYTFWGDGLSQGHSDAVRRIEGVKHAVQYTLPIKEAVERVRNGESPELSTREKHARECWVVLQDGADAAKIEQEIVTMPNYFDEYNTTVNFITEEEFTANHTGMPHGGFVIRSGESGANDKQILEFSLKLESNPNFTSSVLVAYARAAHRLQQAGDHGAKTVFDIPFGLLSAKSAAELRKELL